In Crinalium epipsammum PCC 9333, the genomic window TCAGAAAAATGGGTAGAAACCCCGTGCTTGGAGCATCGGCTTTACATTAATTTAAATCCCCTCGCGGGGTGGAAGGGTATGGTTGCCCCTCCGATGAGGTATGGTTGCCTCAAACTCCCATTTCTGGGGTAAAGTTAGCTTCGCCAAGGTTTTCTGAGCTTGTTAGGCTAGCAGCACTACTTCAGTGACCTTAAAGTTGGTTTAACTACTAGCGACAGAGCAGGGGACTAGCTTCGCATCCCAAGGTGTCGTGACTCAAAAAACGTAGTCAAGTTTTGACTTAGGCTGGTCAGGATGGCTTATTAGATTTCTCTTTCAAGCCTCATGCCTTTAGGCTGAGGTTCCTGACGCACTCTGTAATATTAGTTCATACTAATATTCTAGCCATAAATAGGAGCGATCGCACAAAGTTAAAAATATCTAAATTTCAGCACAAGTAGCGACAAAAGCCTGTTAAATCAAAGGCTACGGCTAAACATACCAAAATTTTTAGGGGAAACAATGTTTGCGATCGCACAAAAGCAGCAGCAATATAAAACCTATATCCTCTCCGATGACAAGTCCCAATCACAACTTGAAGTCGTTCCTGAGCGAGGAGGTATCATCACAAGCTGGCGTATCCAAGGACAAGAAATTCTTTACTTAGACGCTGAACGCTTTACCAAGCCAGACTTAAGTGTACGGGGCGGCATCCCCATTTTGTTTCCCATCTGTGGTAACTTACCCGAAAACACCTATACATTTCAAAATCAGCCATACACCCTTAAGCAACACGGTTTTGCTCGTGACTTGCCTTGGGAAGTTACAGAGCAAGTAACCCAAGACCGCCTCAGCCTTACCATAGTACTGAACAGCAACGATCAAACCCGTGCTGTCTACCCGTTTGATTTTCAACTAGCCTTCACCTACGAACTTATTGGCAATACTTTAAAGATTCACCAACGCTACACCAATCATGGGGCAACGACAGCAGGATTATCCTTAGAACAGATGCCCTTTTCTACAGGTTTACATCCTTACTTCTGGACACCCCATAAGACACAGTTGCAGTTTGAAATTCCCTCATCTGAGTATTACGACCAAATTCATCACACAACCCATCCTTTTAGCGGTGAATTTAATTTCACCCAAGATGAAATTGACGTAGCCTTCAAGCAACTAAGCAGTAATTCTGCAACCATTACTGATAATGGGCGCAAATTAAAATTAACCCTCAGCTACGACGATAGCTATTCCACCTTAGTTTTTTGGACAGTCAAGGGCAAAGACTATTACTGCATAGAACCTTGGACTGCTGCCCGCAATGCTCTTAATACTGGGGAAAGCCTGCTCCAGCTAGAACCAGGAGCAAGTTTGGAGACTCATGTGAGCCTTACAGTAAATTTTTTCTAAAAAAACCTTTGACTTTTTAGAAAATTATGTTAGATTGATAAACGTTGTGAAAACAACGGATACATCGGGTCGCTAACTCAACGGTAGAGTACTCGGCTTTTAACCGATTTGTTCCGGGTTCGAATCCCGGGCGACCCATATTAAACAACATAAAATAATTTTATATCCCTGAAAGAAAGAGAACATCTCAATTTCAGATATGATTTATTAGAGTTTGGTAAAGTATCTTAAGATTGTCGTAATAATTACGCTCATATCAAGCTAACTAGCTGCTCACAACATAAAAATTTAGGAGGACTATCTATGGCGCTCGTACCAATGCGTTTGCTGCTGGATCATGCGGCTGAGAATGGCTATGGCATCCCAGCTTACAACGTCAATAACATGGAGCAGATTCAAGCCATCATGAAGGCTGCCCATGAGACAGATAGCCCTGTGATTTTGCAAGCTTCTCGTGGCGCACGTAAGTACGCTGGGGAATCTTTCCTGCGCCATCTGATTTTGGCTGCGGTTGAAACCTATCCTGATATCCCCATTGCCATGCACCAGGATCATGGTAACAGCCCTGCTACTTGCTACTCAGCAATGAGTCATGGTTTCACCAGCGTGATGATGGATGGCTCACTGGAGGCAGATGCTAAGACTCCATCTAGCTTTGAATACAACGTTGATGTTACCCGCAAAGTTGTGGAAGTTGCTCACGCTATTGGTGTCAGCGTTGAAGGCGAACTCGGTTGCTTAGGTTCTTTGGAAACTGGGCAGGGTGAAGCGGAAGATGGTCACGGCTTTGAAGGTACATTGTCCCACGACCAGCTTTTAACTGACCCAGATGAAGCAGTTCAGTTTGTAGAACAAACTGGTGTAGATGCTTTAGCTGTTGCGATTGGTACCAGTCACGGCGCGTATAAGTTTACCCGCAAACCAACTGGCGAAATTTTGGCAATTAGCCGGATTGAAGAAATTCACCGCCGTCTGCCTAACACCCACTTGGTAATGCACGGTTCTTCCTCCGTACCTGAAGATTTGCTAGCTTTAATCAACCAATACGGCGGCAAGATTCCTGAAACCTATGGTGTACCTCTCGAAGAAATCCAAAAGGGTATCAAGAGTGGTGTCCGTAAGGTGAACATTGACACCGATAACCGCTTGGCAATTACTGCTGCGGTACGTGAAGCTTTAGCTGCAAAACCAGAAGAATTTGATCCTCGTCACTTCTTGAATCCTTCTATCAAATATATGCAGAAGGTTTGTGCTGAACGTTACCAAGCTTTTAGTGCTGCTGGTAATGCTAGCAAGATTAAGCCAATTTCTCTGGATGATTTTGCAGCTAAGTATGCTAAGGGCGAATTAACTGCTAAGAAAGCTGTAACTGTATAGTTTTGATGAAATTTAAGGGCGAATAGATAGCTTCGTCGCTTATTCAGATTTGGGTAGTCTTTGGGCTACCCTTTTTTTATTTAGCAAATATAGCAGTCAGCTATCAAGCAGTCTTAGACAAGTTGATCGAGAATGAACCTTGTGTAATCTTTTAGTCTAAGCAGTTTTACAACTCTGGTGAGTGCATTTAAGCGTCGTTAGGATTAATCTTCATCATTTCCCAAGTTGTATAAGTACCGATAGGACTCCAAATAACATAAGGGAGTAGTAACAAAGATGCCCAGCCGGAGATAGGGAAGACAACTAATAACAGAATCAGCCCTAAAATAGAGCCGATACCACCGACTATTGTGCCAGCTTTCAGGCTACGCAGCCTTAACATTACTGGATTGTAAGCAACGATCGCAATTTCTACTAGCAGATAAAATGCCATTAGTAGCCAGGTTTTAGTGCTACCTGGGTCGCGCGTCCATACAATATAAGCTGACCAAGCACCGCAAATAAATACTATTGTCCAAATAATCGGGATAGCAGGTTCAAAAGTTAGCCATCTGGGGCGTTGTAAGCGTTTAAACCATCTAACATCATCAGGAGTAACAATGTTACTCCCCATTGCTACTAATAATGTTACGCCCCCGATTACCATCCAGGGTTTAATAATCATGCTTTTACCCTTAAGCCGTATGCAGCGATTTTGTCAGGTTAAGGCATAGGTTGTAATCACTCAGGGGGTTGAATATTATTGTTTTATGGGGGCTCACTTAAATCTTGATGTTGTTTTAAGTTAGATGTTTCCTCATCAGGTGGATGTGACTTTGGTATATTTGGCGGGTATCTAGCTTCTTCACAATAATTAACGTAACCTAATTGCACAGAGTTTTGTGGTGCAAAATATTCTGAAAATATGGAGAATTTAACCCTCTTTAGTCACTCCCAGGAATTAATAATCGAAGTCAGACTCTAGGAGTTTGATTTCATAAAAGTTTGAGGGTTTATTTTTTAACAGCAACTCAAATTTAAAGCACACAACTGGGAATTAAAGCCCCAAAAGGCTTTCAAAGATTGGTTTCTCCCAGTCTGACAAAAGAGCGTTAAATTATACATTTAGGTATACGCGATCTTATACATCCCTGGTATAGATTTATTTATAGGCATTACACACTTATACAAATAAAAAAGCTAATGGTTGACTTGGTAGCCGTTAGTCCTATGGGCGTTGTTTCTCTGCATACTTGATTATTTACGAGATACGAGTGAGGATGTCTTGCACTGTGCGTCCTAACCGCATTGGCGGTTGCTATAGTATTCAAGCCTTTGTTAACTATGGAGTAAATTATGAAATATTCTCGTTTTAATAGCCGTCGCAACTTCATTTGGATGGTGGGGATAAGTTCGCTGGGAGCAGCACTTGGAGGACTTAGCAGAAAATCTTTAGCACAACGACCCCCTATTGTTAATCCTATCTCTCCCAACCCAAGGAGCTTTCGCTTGGCTCCAAATACTCAAGTTCTTCTAAGAGATATTAAGCTAGCAAATCCGAACGATCTAACCTCGCTATCCAAATCTAGAAGAGTAGCACCAGAGGTACTTGATTCAGCCTTTGATAAATTGAATGAGGCGTTCTCATTTAACCCATCTTCCGGACAGTTGACAAGAAATCCTGCTGTTCGATTAAGTTCAGATGAAGAAGAG contains:
- a CDS encoding aldose epimerase family protein; this translates as MFAIAQKQQQYKTYILSDDKSQSQLEVVPERGGIITSWRIQGQEILYLDAERFTKPDLSVRGGIPILFPICGNLPENTYTFQNQPYTLKQHGFARDLPWEVTEQVTQDRLSLTIVLNSNDQTRAVYPFDFQLAFTYELIGNTLKIHQRYTNHGATTAGLSLEQMPFSTGLHPYFWTPHKTQLQFEIPSSEYYDQIHHTTHPFSGEFNFTQDEIDVAFKQLSSNSATITDNGRKLKLTLSYDDSYSTLVFWTVKGKDYYCIEPWTAARNALNTGESLLQLEPGASLETHVSLTVNFF
- the fba gene encoding class II fructose-bisphosphate aldolase (catalyzes the reversible aldol condensation of dihydroxyacetonephosphate and glyceraldehyde 3-phosphate in the Calvin cycle, glycolysis, and/or gluconeogenesis), with product MALVPMRLLLDHAAENGYGIPAYNVNNMEQIQAIMKAAHETDSPVILQASRGARKYAGESFLRHLILAAVETYPDIPIAMHQDHGNSPATCYSAMSHGFTSVMMDGSLEADAKTPSSFEYNVDVTRKVVEVAHAIGVSVEGELGCLGSLETGQGEAEDGHGFEGTLSHDQLLTDPDEAVQFVEQTGVDALAVAIGTSHGAYKFTRKPTGEILAISRIEEIHRRLPNTHLVMHGSSSVPEDLLALINQYGGKIPETYGVPLEEIQKGIKSGVRKVNIDTDNRLAITAAVREALAAKPEEFDPRHFLNPSIKYMQKVCAERYQAFSAAGNASKIKPISLDDFAAKYAKGELTAKKAVTV
- a CDS encoding TspO/MBR family protein, with the protein product MIKPWMVIGGVTLLVAMGSNIVTPDDVRWFKRLQRPRWLTFEPAIPIIWTIVFICGAWSAYIVWTRDPGSTKTWLLMAFYLLVEIAIVAYNPVMLRLRSLKAGTIVGGIGSILGLILLLVVFPISGWASLLLLPYVIWSPIGTYTTWEMMKINPNDA